The region CGAGCTTTACCTTCTCCGCGTCCGCCAGGTCGCTGGACAGAACGCTTTCCAGGCCGCGCACATCAAACCGGAGATCAGACAGCATTGCGCCGCCGCCCGCCAGCTCAGTAAACACATTGCCGGATACCTTGAGCCCGTGAACGGAGGTGGCCGCATCATACAGCGCCAGCGCCGAGACGGATTTGCCGTTCAGGCTGATATCCCCAAGCTTGGACAGGCGCTGCCGCTCGGTCACGAAACCATCGCCCTCCAGCAGGCCGTCAAGCGCCGTGAAGGCCTCCTTGCCGGAAACTTTGGCTGGATCGAACTGGTAGGTGTCAAACACCAGGCTGCCCGAGGAATTCTTCTTTGTGTCATAATAGGAGGCAAGGCTGCCTTCCCAGTGCCCGCCGCTGCTTTTCTGCGCCAAGTGGCTTTCGATGACCGACTTCAGGGCCCCTGCTGTTCCGGCCTCGGAGGATGACGACAGTTTCACTTCAGCTGCATTGGTTTCGTAGAAGTGATAGCTGGCGGTGCCGCCGGAAACTTTCTTGGCCACGGCAAAGGCGTGGTTGCCGGTATGCAGTTCGTAAAATGCATCGCCGGACGCCGCTTGCAACCGCGACATCACCTGATCCAGCGTGAGGTTCCCCTGCCCGTTCAGCACCGATTGCGCCGCATCGCCGGAATTGCCAAAGGCGCTCAGGCGGCGGATCAGGCTTTGGAAGCCGACACTTTCCACATCTTCGCGCACTGAACTGCTGCTGTTGTCCACGATTCTGGAGTGGGTAAACACGCCGTCCAGAAACTTTTGCTTGGTGCTGTCGGACTGCGACAGGCTGTAGAGATAGCCCAGCGACAGGCCAACACACTGGCCGCAGGGCTTGCCGTCCTTACCGACCCCGACATAGAGCGATTGCGGTGCGTGACGGACTTCGGTTGTGAACTGGCCCGCCGGCGCCTTGCTGTCCACCATCCGGGTGAACCCGGCTGACACTTCGCCCGACAGCGCATCCCAGCTCAGCAGGCGCTCGATGTCGCTGCCGTCGTCGCCCAGGAGATACAGCTGGTCATCCCCTGCCCCGGCCCGCACGCGGCTGGTCCCCGCCTGGTTCGGCGGCGCCTTGTAAAAGGTCAGGTTCTTCTGGATTTCCAGCGTCTGGCCCACGGTATAGCCAGCCGAACCGCCTGCTTTGACCACAAGTCCGCCTGAGACCTTCTCGATATCGGGGAACTCCGATTTTACCGAAACATCAAAGGTCAGCTGATTTGCGTTCTTGGATTTGGTTGGATTCTTCAGAATCTTCTGAACGTCTTTCTGGAACTCCGTATTGTCGAACCCGACCTGATGTCCGGAGCTGTCCCGCACAATATGTTTCTTGTACAACGCTTCGGCAGCGTCATCGCGGATTTTGAAGTCCACCACGAATTTTTTTGATTTGTCGTTGCCAAAGGCCTCGCCCGCCGCGCTGGACAGCCTTCGTGTTTCCTGCCGCCAATTGTCAAAAACGTCCTTTCCGAACAGTTTTTGCAGCCCGTTTTTGAAACCCAGCAATTCCTTGCCGATCCCGGCAATTGTATTCTTGTGCAAGGAGAACGGGATCGTGAATTGGCCTTTCTCTGCGATTTTGGCCTGGCCCAGCCGAGCCTCGGCTGTGGCGTAGCTTTGCGCGGCTGACCCGGAGACATTGTCCGGACGGGCGTCTTCAGCCCGCAATCCGGCGCCGCCGGAAATTGGTGTCCAACCCAATGTGATGCCACCGGCTGTCTTCGCTTTCCGTTTTGCCACCGCTGCCGGATCGTTCTGAAGCAGCTTGTCAATATCAATCTTGGTGATTTCCTTGTTGCCCGGCGTGGATATTGTGATTGAACCGGATGAGGTTCCATCTGCTGCTGCTGCATCTCCGGAACTTCCCGCAACACCGCTTGACAGTCCTGCCGCCACCTCGCCCTTCTTTTTGATTTCACGGGTATAGTTCTGGAAATCAATCGCTTCCAGTTCCCCTGTGTACAGCTGCTCAATCAGGTACTGGACTGCAACCAGGTCCAGGTTGGAGGATGACCAAGTGGCGGTCTTTTGGTAGTTGATCAGCTTCACATCCAGGGTAGGCTGGGTATATGCGGCATCGACACCTGCTGCATAGTCGCCCCGGACTTTGAAAGAACGGCCGCTGGCAATGACCAAATCAACAGAATAGACACCATCCTTGGCGTTGATGGTAAAAGCAGAAGTCGTGTCCGAATCAAAGCCGACACCTGCCTTGAACCCCTCACCAGTAACAGCTTTGACACCAATTCCATGATTGCGCTCCGACTGGAAAGCAAACGTGGTCGTCCCGATGTCACCCGTCATTGTGGTCGGAATATCTTTCAGAATATCCAGTTTCTGCGCATCCGTCAGTTCGCCAAGCGCCGGATTCCTGTTGGGTTTAACGACCCTATCAAAGAAATAGTCGAAGGGTTTGGTGCGCGTTTCGCTGCTGTTGAATTGAGCAATACGGCTCTTCAGTCCTGCCAGATCTTCGATGTCGCCATCGGTGTCTTCCAGCAACGGTGTTTCGCCGCTTGTTCCTGCACGTGCCTCAACAATCCGGGTTTTGACCGCATTGACACGCTTTTTAACCAGCGAGCCGGTGCTGGAGGCGCCTTGCTTTAACCGCTTCGCTGCCCCAAGGAAACTGGATTTCAAGCTGGGGCGGGCATCGGGATCAACGGATGTGCCAGTGGTACCGGATTGAACCAACGGGGTTGCAGATTTGAGAAATGCTGCCCTGGAGGATTCAGGCTTGCGCAGACGGATCAGATTCAAAAAGTCGAACCCATCCGCACTGATTTCTGTGGCATCGCCCTGGTTTGCATCCAGAAGTCCCGCTGCGTCCTGGCTGGCCGTCCGCCGCAGCCGTGAAACGAATTCACCGGGTGTGAACAGATCGTTCCGGATTTCGTTCAAGCCGTCCGCAAGGCTTTTGCTTTTATTTTTTTTCAAGGCCCCGCTGCTGGTGCCTTCTGCACCTGCAAACTCGATGTCAAACCCTTCGCCGCCCATCTCAATGACGGCGGCATCTTCGTCCGCTGCTTCCGCCGCTGTATCGATCTCAAAAGCTTCGGCAATATCCGGATAGAGTGCAGCCGCGAATTTCGCCCCTTCATCGCCACTGCTGTCGCCCTCGCCCAGCAGCGCGTCAAAGTGATGTCCCAGCTCCTCAGCCAGAAGGTATTTCAGATAGGCGCGCCCCTGTGTGATCGCATCGTAGGTCAGCACGATAGTGCCGCCCGCATTTGCCGAATACGCCGCATGCGCCCCGTCCAGGCTGTGTTCCGGCAGGATTGCCAGGCCTTCCGGCATCAAGTCGTCGTCGATATTGGCAAACTTGTTGAACAGGGTATTTTCAGCTGTCTGGTCGCCGGTCAGCTTACTGAAGCTTGCACGCAGGATCTCCCGTAATCCGGCTGCATCTTCCGACACCGCCAGATTGAGATCCGCCAGCACCTCGGCCATGACATCGGCGATATGATCGTATTCCGCCGCCAGTAGGTTTTCATCACCGCTTTCAGCGTAGAGAAGGTCTTCTGTCGTTGTCATGCCGTTCAGCCCTTAATCCTGGTTGCCGCTTCTGTACACGCCTGTGCACTTGACGGGCTTGGTAGGAAAGCTGGGAGAAACGCTCAAATTCCTATCGCAAATACATCATTCACGGCACGAATAAGGTCGCCATGCCTGACCTAAATAACGTCACAGTTGTTGAGGCCTGAAATTTGTGCAACCTAACGGACACAGGCTAGCAACGCCTTATGCCGCAACACTTTAGTTCAACACACCTGTTCAGTACCCGGCAGAGGTACTTATAAAAATGAATTTGAGAATGAATTGATTTCCGACAACCGGGCCAGCGAGGATGACGTTACGTAAGCCTTGAGTTTTGCCGCAATTCTTGAAGCGAATGTCAATGGATTTGAGGGCAATTGCCGCAGCCTGGGCCCGTCAGGACCAGATTTCAGCTGCACGGCAGCCTGCGTGGTCTCCAAGCTTTGCCGGATTCGCTGCATCTTTGTACGCCTGAATCGCTCAACTGAAGACCTGGCAAGTGGTCATGCGCCCTAAGACTCGTCCGGTCCATGCCGGTGCCGGTGCCGGGATTGGAGCCCACCCCATTTTTGGCCCGCGCTTCATGCGACCTTTCGGGTTTCGTTCAGTCGGGCCGCAAATTCGCCCGGCGTCAAGTTCCCCAGCGAGGAATGCGGCCTGGCTTCATTGTAATCGGCTTTCCATTCGTTGATCCGCTTTCGGGCGTCGTCCATCGACAGGAACCATGAGGCGTTCAATCTGTTCGTCGCTGAATCGTTTCTTCGGCATCGGTACACTCCCTCTCTTGCCAGAAATGTACCCAAAAGTCCGCTCTCACTCCGGACCAGCTTCAGGGGTCAGGACCAGTGGCGCTGGGGCTGGAGAAGGGCGAGCCGGACCAGATGGAGCTTCCGCCGCGCAAGAAGGACACGCCGGTTATGGGAAAGGCCAGCGTCTTTGCCTTCCGCTCCTTGCATCCGCCGAGCTGGCGGATCGGATTCTTCAGCAATCCGCTGCTGCTGGCGGCGCTGACGTTGACCATCGGGGCGCAGGTGGCGGCTTGACCTCCCTCAATGCGGGTTTTGCCGTTCCGCGCCATCCTGCGGGCATGAAGGGCGATCACGGGCACAGCAAGGAAGACATCGCACGGCGGCTTGCGGGCAGCAACGGCACCGGGCGGCTGCGCGACGCGGTATACGGCGGCATCGACGGCGCTGTCACCACCTTTGCAATAGCCGCGGGCGTCGAGGGCGCCGGGTTTTCGCAAGGCGTGATCATCGCTCTGGGCATTGCCAATGTGCTGGCGGACGGGTTTTCCATGGCGGCGGCCAACTACCTGGGCACCAAGGCGGATCTGGACGACCGGCGGCGGCTCTACAAGGTGGAGAAGCGCCATATCCGCCAGTATCCCGAGGGTGAGCGCGAGGAGCTGCGCCAAATATTTCAGAAGCTGGGGCTGAGCGGCGCGGTGCTGGAAGGCGCGGTACAGTCCGTTGCCGCCAAGCCGGAGAAATGGGTGTCACTGATGCTGACCAGCGAATACGGGCTGGCCCCTGCGGAACCCAATCCGGTTGCGGCGGCGCTGACAACCTTTGCCGCCTTCATGGCGGCAGGCATCGTGCCGCTCTTGCCGTTCATGCTGGGGCTGCCGGATCCGTTTCTGACGGCGGCGCTGGCCACCGCGGCAGTGTTTTTCGGCATCGGCGCCAGCAAAAGCGTCTGGTCGCTGGCGCCCTGGTGGAAATCCGGGCTGGAGACACTGCTGATCGGCTCCTGTGCCGCTGCCGTGGCCTATTTGGCGGGCAGTCTGTTCCGGGTTTGAGCCGGATCAAGGGAGGCGGACCGGTTTGCCCCTAAGCTGAAGACCGGAGGGGAGCCCATGTTTTCCAATGCCATCAAGATCGCCACCCTGCAGGGGTTTGACATCCGTATCGACCCAAGCTGGGCGCTGATTGCCGCGCTGATTACCTGGAGCCTGTCAACGCAGTTTTTCCCGATGGTTTATCCCGGTGCCGGCGGCAGCATCTATTTCACCCTGGCGCTGCTGGCGATGCTGGGTTTTTTCGGCTCGCTGGTCCTGCATGAGATGTCCCATTCGGTGGTGGCCCGCCGGTACGGGGTCGAGATCAAGGGGATCACCCTGTTTATCTTCGGCGGGGTTGCAGAGCTGGGATCGGAGCCGAAGACTGCCGCCAGCGAGTTCTGGATTGCCATTGCAGGCCCCTTGATGAGCTTCGCTCTGGCTTTTGCCTTCTGGCTGCTGGCCCAGGCGGGCGGGCTGCTGGCGCCGGGGACGGCGCTGATCCCTGTGCTGGACTATCTGGCGCTGATCAACCTGGTGCTGGCGGTGTTCAACCTGCTGCCGGCCTTTCCATTGGATGGCGGGCGGATCTTCCGGGCGTATCTGTGGAGCCGCAGCCGCGATCTTCTGCAGGCGACAGCCACCGCCACAAGGATCAGCAGCTTTTTTGCGTATGCGATGATTGTCTTTGGCGTCATCGGGCTGTTTTCCGGCAATCCGGTTGCGTCGCTCTGGCAGGTGCTGATCGGGGTGTTTGTGCTGGCTGCGGCCAAGGGCACCTATGCCCGCCAGCTGCAGGAGGCGGCGTTCAAGGGCAAGACGGTGGCTGCTCTGATGACGCGCGATGCGGTCACCGTGCTGCCGGAGGTGAGCCTGCAATACCTCGCGGATCAGGTGATGCTGGCGGAGCGCAAGAGCTTTGTGCCGGTGGTGCTGGGCGATGTGCTGCTGGGTTTTGCTGATACCGGCCTGCTGACGCAGACCCCGCGCGCGGAATGGCCGGCAACCCGCGTGGGCGACGTCTATGCGGCGGCGGATGCAGATAATATGGTCGGCCCGGAGATGCCGGCCGCGGAGCTGATGGCGAAGATTTCCGCCACCGGGCGGCGCAAGTTTCTGGTGGCAGAGGGGCGCCAGCTGCTGGGGGTGGTCACCCTGTCCGACTTGATGGGCTATCTGGCGGTGCTGCAGGAAATCCGCCTGCCGGACCGAAACACAGAGTAAGGCGGCGGCGTCAGCGGCTTTGCTCAGGCGCGTGTTCAGTCTGCCGCTGCGCGGAGCCGCCGAGAAAAGCGAACCAATAGGCCAAGGCAACGCCGCCCGCACCGCCGGCGATGTTGCCGAGGGTGACCCAGAACAGGTTGGCGGCAGCCGCGGTAAAGGGGGTCCCCGCTCCGGCTGCCCAAGCCTGCGGGAAGAAATACATGTTGGCGATCGAGTGCTCGAGCCCCAGCAGCACGAAGGCGGTGACCGGCCAGAGGATGGCCAGAACCTTGCCGGCCGCGGTGCGGGCGGCGAAAGACAGCCAGACGGCGAGGCAGACCAGGGCGTTGCAAAGCGCGCCGCGCATGAAAGCCTCAAGCGGAGCGAGGGCGGCCTTGGCCTCTGCGATCCCGGCGGCGGTTGCGCCCATCGGGCCGTCCAGCAAACCAGTCAGCGCAAAGGCGGCGGCCAGGCCGGCGGCGCCTGCCAGATTGCCGGCATAGACAATGCCCCAGCTGCGCAGCAGCAGGCGCAGCGGGATCTTGCGGTCCACCGCGGCGATCACCATCAGCACATTGCCGGTGAACAGCTCTGCCCCGGCAATCACCACCAGGATCAGGCCGAGCGAGAACACCGCGCCGCCCAGCACCCGGACCGGTCCTGCGACGGGGGATGCGCCGGTCAGGGTCATGGTATAGGCCGCTGCGCCGAAACCGATGAAGGCGCCCGCCAGCATTGCCAGCACGAACATCTGCGGCAGCGGCAGATGGGCCTTGGCGGTTCCGGCATTTTCTACACGTGCCGCGATTTCGGCGGGTTTGTAGGCGTCAAAGGGGGCCTGGCTGGTCATGTTCCGGCTCCTGGGGTCATGGGCGCAAGGGGCAGCGGGCGTCAGTGGGCAAAAAGCACCGGCAGCTCCGTCTGATCGATCATCGTGCGGGTGGTGCCGCCGAAGACAGCCTCGCGCAGGCGGGAATGGCCATAGGCCCCCATCACCACCAGACCGGCCCCGGCCTCGCGGGCGCGCTGCAAAATACCGTGGCCGACGTCCTGGCCGCCGCCGGGGAACTGCGACACGGTCACCTTGCAGCCCTGGTGGCTGAGCCAGGCTGCGGCATCGGTGCCCGGATCCTCGCCGTCGCGCTGATCGGAGGCGCCGGATTCAAAGCAGCCGATCACGACCTCCTCGGCGCGGCACAGCCAGGGCAGTGCCAGATGGGCGGCGCGGGAGGCGGCAAGGCTGCTGTCCCAGGCCAGGAACACGCGGTTGCAGCTGGCAAAGGGCGCGCCATTCACAATGACCGGAACCGGCGACTGGAAGAGCAGGCCGTGCAGCGCCTCGCGGAAGACAGCCCCGTGGTCCCTGAGGCCATCGGCAAACTGCGCGATGTCGCAGGTCTTGGCCCGCTGGGCGCACAGCAGCCGGATATCCGCACCGGCGCAGACCGCATATTGCACATCGCCGGTGCAGCTGTTGCGGGTGAGGAGATCGTTGACCTCTGCGGCGCGGATCTCTGCTGCCTGCCGGGCGTCGCGCAGGCCGTCCACCCAGTCAGCGGGCATCGCAGCCGAGCCGAAGGCCGTTGTGCCGGAGACTAAGTAGGGGCTGCCGGGCAGGTTATCGAGCAGCAGGCAGGCCAGGTAGGCGTCCTGGCCCTGCGCCGCCTCGGCGGCGGCAGTGATGGTTGCGTCGCTGGTGTCAGTGGCAAGAACGAAGAGAGAGGTTTTGCGTTGCATGGCGGGCCTCCGGGCTGGATCGCGGCAGGCGGAGTGCGCACCGCGTTGATCAGTAGATCAGGGTTGCCGCGGGATGCCATGATCCTGATCAATCCGGTGTGAAAGGCAGCCTCCCCTTGGCCGCTAGCATGAAGGTTACCGGGCTGCCCCCTGCAAACCATACCTATAGTATAGCAAAGGCCGGCCTTTCGGCGGCATCCGGTCGCCGGGATCACGTTTCAGCGGGTCCAGTAGTCATGTGTGAACAGCTCGCTCAGCTCAAGTAGCCAGCTGCCCGGCGGAAGCTGAAGAAGGCCGGAACGGTAAGGCCGGCAACCGCCGCAAACGCAATCAACGCCTCGGCCCGGTGGCCGCGTGAAGACATATTGGTGCCGAAGAAAAGCGTTTTGAACACATGCAAATGATGCGCTGCACGCCACAGGGAAAAGGCAATAAACAGCGCCGCCAGGACAATATGGAGATCGCTCCAGTCCTGCCTGCCCAGTCCCAGCGCATCCCAACCCACCTCTTTGAAAATCTGACCTTTGGGTGCAAAAAAAGGATTCCGCCGCTGAGAAAAATGGCTGCAAATGAGAAGGTTACGCCAAAAACGGCCAAGGCCCTGCTTGTCAGCCCGGCTTTTGATCTGGTTCGGGCATCGGTGTTGGTCATTTTGCTGCCTCCAGTCAGGATTGGTTGAGTCTATCCGGCTGCAAGCCCACCTGCATTGATCCAGACATGGGTTTGGCGCGCAAGCGCAGCGCTGGTTGGTTTGACTTCACTCAAGGCGGACGCAAAACGCCTCTGGTACGCTGCGCCAGGGGAAAAACAATGCATCCGGATGGAAACCAGCAGGTTGAAGTGGTGGCCTTTCTGAGCGACCCGTCAGCCTATGGCATTGACGCACCGGTCGAGGTGATCACGACCCATTCCGCGCATGTGTTCCTGACCGGCGGTCCGGCGTTCAAGATCAAGCGGGCGGTGCGCTACAGTTACCTGGACCTCTCCACGCTGCAGGCCCGCAAAGAAGTGCTGGCGCGAATACTGCGGATTGGACCCGGATCAACTGCGCCGGCACCGAGGATGAGGTTGCCGGGCGGGTGAAAGCCGCTCTGCGGACGGCGTGACCCGCCCCGGCCTGGCGCGGCGGCAGGCACACCGCAGAGCTGGACAACCTCAATAAATGCAGGCTGGAGGCTGCAGGCGTAACGTTGAGCAACACCAAAGGAGGATCACGATGTACAAACATATTCTGGTTCCGATTGCCCCGGATCACGGTGCCGATACGGCCCGGTCGCTGGAGGCTGCCCGCCTGCTGGCCGACAGTGATGCCAGGATCACCGCGCTGACAGTGGCTGACGAGATCCCCGGCTATGTGGTTCAGCAGCTGCCG is a window of Leisingera sp. NJS204 DNA encoding:
- a CDS encoding site-2 protease family protein, with amino-acid sequence MFSNAIKIATLQGFDIRIDPSWALIAALITWSLSTQFFPMVYPGAGGSIYFTLALLAMLGFFGSLVLHEMSHSVVARRYGVEIKGITLFIFGGVAELGSEPKTAASEFWIAIAGPLMSFALAFAFWLLAQAGGLLAPGTALIPVLDYLALINLVLAVFNLLPAFPLDGGRIFRAYLWSRSRDLLQATATATRISSFFAYAMIVFGVIGLFSGNPVASLWQVLIGVFVLAAAKGTYARQLQEAAFKGKTVAALMTRDAVTVLPEVSLQYLADQVMLAERKSFVPVVLGDVLLGFADTGLLTQTPRAEWPATRVGDVYAAADADNMVGPEMPAAELMAKISATGRRKFLVAEGRQLLGVVTLSDLMGYLAVLQEIRLPDRNTE
- a CDS encoding cation-translocating P-type ATPase C-terminal domain-containing protein, whose translation is MALGLEKGEPDQMELPPRKKDTPVMGKASVFAFRSLHPPSWRIGFFSNPLLLAALTLTIGAQVAA
- a CDS encoding VIT1/CCC1 transporter family protein, producing the protein MKGDHGHSKEDIARRLAGSNGTGRLRDAVYGGIDGAVTTFAIAAGVEGAGFSQGVIIALGIANVLADGFSMAAANYLGTKADLDDRRRLYKVEKRHIRQYPEGEREELRQIFQKLGLSGAVLEGAVQSVAAKPEKWVSLMLTSEYGLAPAEPNPVAAALTTFAAFMAAGIVPLLPFMLGLPDPFLTAALATAAVFFGIGASKSVWSLAPWWKSGLETLLIGSCAAAVAYLAGSLFRV
- a CDS encoding formate/nitrite transporter family protein is translated as MTSQAPFDAYKPAEIAARVENAGTAKAHLPLPQMFVLAMLAGAFIGFGAAAYTMTLTGASPVAGPVRVLGGAVFSLGLILVVIAGAELFTGNVLMVIAAVDRKIPLRLLLRSWGIVYAGNLAGAAGLAAAFALTGLLDGPMGATAAGIAEAKAALAPLEAFMRGALCNALVCLAVWLSFAARTAAGKVLAILWPVTAFVLLGLEHSIANMYFFPQAWAAGAGTPFTAAAANLFWVTLGNIAGGAGGVALAYWFAFLGGSAQRQTEHAPEQSR
- a CDS encoding universal stress protein, which translates into the protein MQRKTSLFVLATDTSDATITAAAEAAQGQDAYLACLLLDNLPGSPYLVSGTTAFGSAAMPADWVDGLRDARQAAEIRAAEVNDLLTRNSCTGDVQYAVCAGADIRLLCAQRAKTCDIAQFADGLRDHGAVFREALHGLLFQSPVPVIVNGAPFASCNRVFLAWDSSLAASRAAHLALPWLCRAEEVVIGCFESGASDQRDGEDPGTDAAAWLSHQGCKVTVSQFPGGGQDVGHGILQRAREAGAGLVVMGAYGHSRLREAVFGGTTRTMIDQTELPVLFAH